From one Lotus japonicus ecotype B-129 chromosome 3, LjGifu_v1.2 genomic stretch:
- the LOC130744332 gene encoding uncharacterized protein LOC130744332 → MSIPVEDVGPDVPTTGKEANDVPINNLNVDDGVDVDIDGDHSNQEEINPDPVTVTPASLVVSPPPSFELVDDVYVSSSPTVNPEEPHVEEEVHELVDDEGTESEDYVLARVLSEKKKKKRNSSTPSSISKSSKTLRTYRSTQVQVPAKKKKNKDKKKASVEEVTSQKKSVKRKRRDVDESDVESDVSNIDTTARKRMSGRRIPMNVQEAPLDNISFHFVESASRWKSQVAHGVRDISLSVITAGQVKSWPKKGMLSTGTLNVKYALLNHIGAANWLPTSHSSHISTGFAKLIYLIDTKTPFDFGAFVF, encoded by the exons ATGTCGATTCCAGTTGAAGATGTTGGGCCTGATGTTCCAACAACTGGGAAGGAAGCTAATGATGTTCCCATCAACAATCTGAATGTTGATGATGGTGTTGATGTTGATATTGATGGTGATCACTCAAATCAGGAAGAGATTAATCCTGATCCTGTGACTGTAACTCCTGCAAGTCTTGTTGTATCTCCACCCCCATCTTTTGAGTTAGTGGATGATGTTTATGTGTCTTCCTCTCCCACTGTGAATCCTGAAGAACCTCATGTCGAGGAAGAGGTTCATGAATTGGTTGATGATGAAGGCACAGAGTCTGAAGACTATGTGTTGGCCAGAGTGTTgtctgagaaaaagaaaaagaaaagaaactccTCCACTCCCTCTTCCATATCCAAATCTAGCAAGACTCTAAGGACTTATAGGAGTACACAGGTCCAAGTCCctgccaagaagaagaagaacaaggatAAGAAGAAGGCTTCTGTTGAAGAAGTGACCTCTCAGAAGAAGAGTgtcaagagaaaaagaagagatgttGATGAGTCAGATGTCGAGTCTGATGTCTCAAACATTGACACTACTGCCAGAAAACGAATGTCTGGAAGGAGGATTCCAATGAATGTTCAAGAAGCTCCTCTGGACAACATTTCCTTCCACTTTGTGGAAAGTGCTTCCAGATGGAA GAGCCAAGTGGCTCATGGTGTTAGAGACATTTCATTGAGTGTGATCACTGCTGGGCAAGTGAAATCTTGGCCCAAGAAGGGTATGCTGTCTACTGGCACCTTGAATGTCAAGTATGCCTTGCTTAACCACATTGGAGCTGCAAATTGGCTGCCAACCAGTCATTCTTCTCACATTTCTACTGGTTTTGCCAAGTTGATTTACTTGATTGACACTAAGACTCCATTTGATTTTGGAGCTTTTGTTTTTTAG